A region of Streptomyces sp. NBC_01267 DNA encodes the following proteins:
- a CDS encoding alpha/beta hydrolase, whose protein sequence is MPIGYLVTTTLVAACTWFALAPLRRPWTLALLSFRFGFLLNELPFLVLYWIVASTLLAVSQGDTGSPGGRAVLGLAVLTALGLLVLARRGMRAGPVVDAALDDGLGAGWRTAVDAGTASPLRRRLPYGRIMFAPFAVRSRAVERLADISYGPAGVRNQLDVYRHRSRPTGSPVLVHLHGGRLVSGSKNREALPLIHRLAAQGWLCVSANYRLSPAATFPDHLVDVKKVLAWVREHGHEYGADPSTVFVAGSSSGAQLAALAALTSGDPQFQPGFESADTSVTGAVCLYGYYGSLGSGERVPSSPLSYASADAPPFFVAHGDRDTVLSADGARRFVETLRGTSPRPVVYARLPGAQHSFDLFTSLRFESVVDGVEAFTAWVRATRESPREEPTEA, encoded by the coding sequence GTGCCGATCGGATATCTGGTGACGACGACGCTGGTCGCGGCGTGCACATGGTTCGCTCTGGCGCCGCTGCGCCGTCCGTGGACCCTGGCCCTCCTCAGCTTCCGCTTCGGCTTCCTCCTCAACGAGCTCCCGTTCCTGGTCCTTTACTGGATCGTCGCCTCCACCCTGCTGGCCGTCAGTCAGGGTGACACCGGATCGCCCGGGGGCCGGGCGGTCCTCGGGCTGGCCGTCCTCACGGCGCTCGGGCTCCTCGTCCTCGCCCGTCGCGGGATGCGGGCGGGCCCGGTGGTGGACGCGGCCCTGGACGACGGTCTCGGCGCGGGCTGGCGTACCGCTGTCGATGCCGGTACCGCGTCCCCGCTACGCCGCCGACTCCCGTACGGCCGCATCATGTTCGCGCCCTTCGCGGTCCGCAGCCGGGCGGTCGAGAGGCTGGCGGACATCAGTTACGGGCCTGCCGGTGTGCGCAACCAGCTCGATGTCTACCGCCACCGTTCCCGGCCCACCGGCAGCCCGGTCCTGGTGCATCTGCACGGCGGACGCCTGGTCAGCGGAAGCAAGAACCGTGAGGCGCTGCCGCTCATCCACCGGCTCGCCGCCCAGGGCTGGTTGTGCGTCAGCGCCAACTACCGGCTGAGTCCGGCCGCGACGTTCCCGGACCACCTGGTCGACGTCAAGAAGGTGCTGGCCTGGGTGCGTGAGCACGGGCACGAGTACGGCGCGGACCCCTCGACGGTGTTCGTGGCGGGCAGCTCCTCGGGCGCCCAGCTGGCGGCGCTGGCGGCTCTGACGTCCGGCGACCCGCAGTTCCAGCCCGGGTTCGAGAGCGCGGACACCTCCGTCACCGGCGCCGTCTGCCTGTACGGGTACTACGGCAGCCTCGGCTCCGGGGAACGCGTCCCCTCGTCGCCCCTGTCGTACGCGAGCGCCGACGCACCCCCGTTCTTCGTGGCGCACGGCGACCGGGACACGGTGCTGTCGGCGGACGGCGCCCGGCGCTTCGTCGAGACACTGCGCGGCACCTCCCCGCGCCCCGTGGTCTACGCCCGACTACCCGGTGCACAGCACTCGTTCGACCTGTTCACCTCGCTCCGCTTCGAGTCGGTCGTCGACGGTGTCGAGGCGTTCACGGCCTGGGTGCGCGCCACGCGTGAGAGCCCGCGCGAGGAACCCACCGAGGCGTGA
- a CDS encoding sugar 3,4-ketoisomerase, translated as MAATITGTSVGRVKPTRLIGLEQHKDERGCVSVVESDHTAGFPVERVYFLHDLASGTSRGGHAHRQLEQLFIAAHGSFTIRLDDGHHQAEYELNDPGTGLYVGPMVWRDLSGFSDGGVCLVLASQHYEEADYYRDYEEFLRDSRQFG; from the coding sequence ATGGCGGCGACCATCACCGGGACGTCCGTCGGCAGGGTGAAGCCCACCCGGCTGATCGGACTGGAACAGCACAAGGACGAGCGCGGATGTGTGTCCGTCGTCGAGTCCGACCACACTGCGGGATTCCCGGTCGAACGGGTCTACTTCCTCCACGACCTGGCGAGCGGCACCTCCCGCGGCGGGCATGCGCACCGCCAGCTGGAGCAGCTCTTCATAGCCGCCCACGGGAGTTTCACCATCAGGCTCGACGACGGCCACCACCAGGCCGAGTACGAACTGAACGACCCGGGGACCGGCCTGTACGTGGGGCCGATGGTGTGGCGGGACCTCAGCGGGTTCTCCGACGGCGGAGTCTGTCTGGTGCTGGCCTCCCAGCACTACGAGGAGGCGGACTACTACCGCGACTACGAGGAGTTCCTGCGGGACAGCCGGCAGTTCGGGTAG
- a CDS encoding aminotransferase class I/II-fold pyridoxal phosphate-dependent enzyme — MRDSIQQLALFGGRPAFSENRRVGRPNTGDRERFLERMNQVLDNEWLSNMGPMMYEFEARVAELAQVRHCVSLCNATVALQLLVGDLATGGAPGDEVIVPSLTFPATAHAVKWRGLTPVFCDVDPVTGLIDPEQVEALITDRTRAIIGVHLWGQVCDVARLEKIAESYGLRLYFDAAPALGCSYGDVPVGGLGHAEVFSFHATKIVNSFEGGAIVTDDDALAERMRAERNFGFGKDGTVQAVGTNGKLSEAAAAMGLTSLEGLDATIARNRTNYEQYRSALTGIPGVTVLEFEGPNRNNHHYMMVNVVAGAAGLHRDVLLDVLRAENILAQPYFSQVMQQMTPYIGAPPVRLPRSEELCGQLLALPTGPQVDTDDILLIGEVIRTAVAYGHEVTARRRLRPAVGLAT; from the coding sequence ATGAGAGACAGCATTCAACAGCTCGCGCTGTTCGGCGGACGGCCCGCGTTCAGCGAAAACCGCCGGGTGGGCCGCCCCAACACCGGAGACCGTGAGCGGTTCCTGGAGCGGATGAACCAGGTCCTGGACAACGAATGGCTGTCCAACATGGGGCCGATGATGTACGAGTTCGAAGCGCGGGTGGCCGAGCTGGCCCAGGTCCGCCACTGTGTCTCCCTGTGCAATGCGACGGTCGCGCTCCAACTGCTGGTCGGCGACCTGGCGACCGGCGGCGCCCCCGGTGACGAGGTGATCGTGCCGTCGCTGACCTTCCCGGCCACCGCGCACGCGGTGAAGTGGCGCGGTCTCACCCCTGTCTTCTGCGATGTCGACCCGGTGACCGGCCTGATCGACCCGGAGCAGGTGGAAGCACTCATCACGGACCGGACGCGGGCGATCATCGGAGTCCATCTCTGGGGGCAGGTCTGCGACGTGGCCCGGCTGGAGAAGATCGCCGAGAGTTACGGACTGCGTCTGTACTTCGACGCCGCGCCAGCCCTGGGCTGTTCGTACGGTGACGTACCCGTCGGCGGCCTGGGTCATGCGGAGGTGTTCAGCTTCCACGCCACGAAGATCGTGAACAGCTTCGAGGGCGGTGCCATCGTGACGGACGACGACGCGCTGGCCGAACGGATGCGGGCCGAACGGAACTTCGGGTTCGGCAAGGACGGCACCGTGCAGGCGGTCGGCACCAACGGCAAGCTGAGCGAGGCAGCCGCCGCCATGGGCCTCACCTCGCTGGAAGGGCTCGACGCCACCATCGCGCGCAACCGCACCAACTACGAGCAGTACCGGAGCGCGCTCACCGGGATCCCCGGTGTGACGGTCCTGGAGTTCGAGGGACCCAACCGCAACAACCACCACTACATGATGGTCAATGTCGTGGCGGGGGCGGCCGGGCTGCACCGCGACGTACTGCTCGACGTGCTGCGCGCCGAGAACATCCTGGCCCAGCCCTACTTCTCCCAGGTCATGCAGCAGATGACGCCGTACATCGGCGCACCGCCCGTACGGCTTCCCCGCTCCGAGGAACTCTGCGGGCAGTTGCTCGCGCTGCCCACAGGTCCGCAGGTGGACACCGACGACATCCTGCTGATCGGTGAGGTCATCCGGACCGCGGTGGCGTACGGGCACGAAGTGACCGCGCGCCGGCGGCTCCGTCCGGCCGTCGGTCTCGCGACGTGA
- a CDS encoding ABC transporter permease: MSAIAEAPVRHRLEPSMVIRNCLTLAWRNLAHLKANPAEILGFAIIQPLMVIVLLVYVFGGAISGDSHTYLQYALPGLIAQSAVFSVLSSGAGLNQDINNGVFDRLRSLPIARFAPLMGHLIGDMVRFASGLVMLLTCGALQGFEMRTGLIKTLAALWLAAVFGMGLAWVSMLVGLLAKSATTVHLFSSVLLFPLTFGSNVYVKTDTMPGWLAAWANVNPISHEATAMRALMSGGPLGNSVYWTLGWAAGLTLVFAPLAIRAYRRRI, translated from the coding sequence ATGAGCGCGATCGCCGAGGCGCCGGTGAGGCACCGGCTCGAACCGTCCATGGTCATCCGTAACTGTCTGACCCTGGCCTGGCGCAATCTGGCGCACCTCAAGGCGAACCCGGCCGAGATCCTCGGCTTCGCCATCATCCAGCCGCTGATGGTGATCGTCCTCCTGGTGTACGTCTTCGGGGGCGCGATCTCCGGGGACTCGCACACCTACCTCCAGTACGCCCTGCCGGGCCTGATCGCGCAGTCGGCGGTCTTCTCGGTCCTCAGCAGCGGCGCCGGTCTCAACCAGGACATCAACAACGGGGTGTTCGACCGGCTGCGGTCCCTGCCGATCGCCCGGTTCGCCCCGCTGATGGGGCATCTGATCGGCGACATGGTGCGCTTCGCGTCCGGCCTGGTCATGTTGCTGACCTGCGGTGCGCTCCAGGGCTTCGAGATGCGCACCGGGCTGATCAAGACCCTTGCCGCGCTCTGGCTCGCCGCTGTGTTCGGCATGGGTCTGGCCTGGGTGTCGATGCTGGTGGGGCTGCTCGCCAAGTCGGCCACCACCGTGCATCTGTTCAGCAGCGTGCTGCTCTTCCCGCTCACCTTCGGCAGCAACGTGTACGTGAAGACCGACACCATGCCCGGCTGGCTGGCGGCCTGGGCCAACGTCAATCCGATCTCCCACGAGGCGACCGCGATGCGCGCGCTCATGTCGGGCGGCCCGCTCGGCAACTCGGTGTACTGGACGCTGGGCTGGGCGGCGGGCCTCACCCTCGTCTTCGCCCCGCTGGCGATCCGCGCCTACCGGCGGAGGATCTGA
- a CDS encoding ATP-binding cassette domain-containing protein, with protein MTYAFETEGLVKRYGKVTALNGLDLKARPGTVLGVLGPNGAGKTTAVRVLASLIKPDAGTARVAGYDVQQYPHDVRRLIGLTGQYAAVDQELTGIQNIVMVARLLGMSRPASKRRAAELLERFGLSDAGSRKARTYSGGMRRRLDLAVSLVGDPSVLFLDEPTTGLDPESRFELWDIVRDLVTGGSTVLLTTQYLDEVDHLADDIVVIDKGVSIAAGTSAELKAKIDQQTLEIQPADENMLDRTSEIVEELSGVKPNRQGHQLILQVNDAGLPAAVLRRLDEAGIEVTELALRQPSLDEVFLSLTGSRGRHVQENPAESTKSGVA; from the coding sequence ATGACGTACGCGTTCGAGACCGAAGGGCTCGTCAAGCGGTACGGCAAGGTCACCGCACTGAACGGGCTCGATCTGAAGGCGCGCCCCGGCACCGTGCTCGGCGTACTCGGCCCCAACGGCGCGGGCAAGACCACGGCGGTACGTGTCCTGGCCTCGCTCATCAAGCCGGACGCGGGCACCGCCCGGGTCGCCGGGTACGACGTGCAGCAGTACCCGCACGACGTCCGGCGGCTCATCGGGCTGACCGGGCAGTACGCGGCCGTCGACCAGGAGCTCACCGGCATCCAGAACATCGTGATGGTGGCCCGGCTGCTCGGTATGTCCCGGCCCGCCTCCAAGCGCCGCGCGGCGGAACTGCTGGAGCGGTTCGGGCTCTCGGACGCCGGGAGCCGCAAGGCGAGGACGTACTCCGGAGGCATGCGCCGGCGGCTCGACCTGGCGGTCAGCCTGGTCGGCGACCCCTCGGTGCTGTTCCTGGACGAGCCGACCACCGGCCTGGACCCGGAGAGCCGCTTCGAACTGTGGGACATCGTGCGTGACCTGGTCACCGGTGGTTCGACGGTGCTGCTCACCACCCAGTACCTGGACGAGGTCGACCATCTCGCCGACGACATCGTGGTGATCGACAAGGGCGTCTCCATCGCGGCCGGTACCTCCGCGGAGCTCAAGGCGAAGATCGACCAGCAGACCCTGGAGATCCAACCCGCCGACGAGAACATGCTGGACCGCACCTCGGAGATCGTCGAGGAGCTGAGCGGGGTGAAGCCGAACCGGCAGGGGCATCAGCTGATCCTCCAGGTCAACGACGCGGGCCTGCCCGCGGCGGTGCTGCGCAGGCTGGACGAGGCGGGCATCGAGGTGACCGAACTGGCGCTGCGTCAGCCGAGCCTCGACGAGGTGTTCCTCTCGCTGACCGGCAGCCGGGGCCGCCATGTACAGGAGAACCCGGCCGAATCGACGAAGAGTGGTGTGGCATGA
- a CDS encoding macrolide family glycosyltransferase: MFPGYGHVHPTLEMSRCLVTMGHRVTYVLDEQHTAEVTATGAAIVPYRSRRGRIAQAATGEDIGALGLEFLRESKDVVLPLALDAFRDDVPDLVLYDLESFFAARIAARHWDRPTAQLFPYVATNEKFSLALEVFDGADGHVQQCIDLATEYLTGQGEDPDAVWTFMSNFDERNIVLLPREFQPLGETFDERYTFTGHSFPTDPPGTGSWPGPPGGGPAVLITLGTEVNERPDFFRLCDSAFADGGLHVVLPVGRGNLPAEPVAAHVETHEWIAFHTLVPQVEAVVCHGGMSTMLMAIHYGKPLVVVGFTPEEKLNGRRVAELGIGVSLSAEGLTADRLRAAVEQAMNDPAIQHRVARMRIDMLASGGPSRAAVLVEGWLRESTRARLSCRPHAATTGRPTTYGDPMRQSDRWAEPDRTVTP, encoded by the coding sequence ATGTTCCCGGGGTACGGGCATGTGCATCCGACGCTCGAAATGAGCCGCTGCCTGGTCACGATGGGACACCGCGTGACGTACGTCCTCGACGAACAGCACACGGCGGAGGTGACGGCGACGGGCGCCGCGATCGTCCCCTACCGTTCGCGACGCGGCCGGATCGCGCAGGCCGCGACGGGCGAGGACATCGGAGCCCTGGGGCTGGAGTTCCTGCGGGAGTCGAAGGACGTGGTCCTGCCGCTGGCACTGGACGCCTTCCGGGACGACGTACCCGACCTGGTCCTCTACGACCTGGAGAGCTTCTTCGCGGCCCGGATCGCGGCCCGGCACTGGGACCGGCCCACCGCGCAGCTCTTTCCGTACGTCGCGACCAACGAGAAGTTCTCGCTGGCCCTGGAGGTCTTCGACGGGGCGGACGGACATGTGCAGCAGTGCATCGACCTCGCCACCGAGTACCTGACCGGTCAGGGCGAGGATCCCGACGCGGTCTGGACGTTCATGTCCAACTTCGACGAGCGCAACATCGTGCTGCTGCCCCGGGAGTTCCAGCCACTGGGCGAGACGTTCGACGAGCGGTACACCTTCACCGGTCACAGCTTCCCCACGGACCCGCCGGGCACCGGAAGTTGGCCGGGTCCGCCCGGTGGCGGCCCTGCGGTGCTCATCACGCTGGGCACCGAGGTGAACGAACGTCCGGACTTCTTCCGGCTGTGCGACAGCGCCTTCGCGGACGGCGGGCTGCACGTGGTGCTGCCGGTCGGCCGGGGCAACCTGCCCGCCGAGCCGGTCGCCGCGCATGTCGAGACGCACGAGTGGATCGCCTTCCACACGCTGGTTCCGCAGGTGGAGGCAGTGGTGTGCCACGGCGGCATGAGCACCATGCTGATGGCGATCCACTACGGCAAACCCCTCGTGGTCGTCGGCTTCACACCGGAGGAGAAGCTCAACGGGCGCCGGGTCGCCGAACTGGGCATCGGTGTGTCGCTGTCCGCCGAAGGACTCACCGCGGACCGGCTCCGCGCGGCCGTCGAACAGGCCATGAACGACCCGGCGATCCAGCACCGGGTCGCGCGGATGCGCATCGACATGCTGGCCTCGGGCGGACCGTCCCGGGCGGCCGTACTGGTCGAGGGCTGGCTGCGCGAAAGCACCCGCGCCCGGCTCTCCTGCCGGCCGCACGCGGCCACGACAGGCCGTCCGACAACTTACGGAGATCCCATGAGGCAGAGCGACCGGTGGGCCGAGCCCGACAGGACGGTCACGCCATGA
- a CDS encoding thioesterase II family protein, producing the protein MNDSDLWIRRFFPSTRADFQLVVLPHAGGSASFYRPVAQALSPRIEVLAVQYPGRQDRRHEPMAGTIADLADGVSEAVGAAVDRPFAIFGHSMGATLAYEVAVRLEADGIRPERVFASGRRAPSAFRDERVHQRDDNGLIAEMQSLSGTDQQIFGDEELLRMVLPAIRNDYRAAETYRHTGGPRLACPVTAMIGESDPKATLEEVRAWRTHTDGEFELKTYTGGHFYLVEHAADVIRVIGERLSEPATAVRSQ; encoded by the coding sequence ATGAACGACAGCGATTTGTGGATTCGGCGCTTCTTCCCCAGTACCCGGGCGGACTTCCAGTTGGTGGTGCTGCCGCACGCGGGCGGCTCGGCGAGTTTCTACCGCCCGGTCGCCCAGGCGCTGAGCCCCCGTATCGAGGTGCTCGCCGTCCAGTACCCGGGCAGGCAGGACCGGCGCCACGAACCCATGGCCGGCACCATCGCCGACCTGGCCGACGGGGTGTCCGAGGCGGTCGGAGCCGCCGTGGACCGCCCGTTCGCGATCTTCGGGCACAGCATGGGCGCCACCCTCGCGTACGAGGTGGCCGTCCGGCTCGAAGCCGACGGGATCCGCCCCGAACGGGTCTTCGCCTCGGGGCGGCGGGCGCCCTCCGCGTTCCGCGACGAGCGGGTGCACCAGCGCGACGACAACGGGCTGATCGCCGAGATGCAGTCGCTCAGCGGCACCGACCAGCAGATCTTCGGCGACGAGGAGTTGCTGCGCATGGTGCTCCCGGCCATCCGCAACGACTACCGCGCGGCGGAGACGTACCGGCACACCGGCGGCCCGCGGCTGGCCTGCCCGGTCACCGCGATGATCGGCGAGAGCGACCCCAAGGCCACCCTCGAAGAAGTACGGGCCTGGCGCACACACACCGACGGGGAGTTCGAACTGAAGACGTACACCGGCGGGCACTTCTATCTCGTCGAGCATGCGGCGGATGTGATCCGGGTGATCGGTGAACGGCTGAGTGAGCCGGCGACCGCAGTGCGGTCCCAGTGA
- a CDS encoding NDP-hexose 2,3-dehydratase family protein has protein sequence MPNTTGLGVLRQEDAHLPARLALSAQAVDGVATSTEQFEKWFADRSAAQVHEVTPIPFDRMRNWSFAPGTGNLVHDSGRFFSVVGLRVEVDQGPVREWSQPIIVQQEIGLLGIAVREIDGVLHLLMQAKTEPGNPNGVQLSPTVQATKSNYTGVHRGRTVPYIEHFRNVRPHRVVADVLQSEHGAWFYRKRNRNMVIEVGPEVEADGDFCWMTLGQVQEQLRIDHRVNMDARTVLSCLPGPGVGSGVHTSTELLHWITTNQATRDVTTTVVGLSGLPGWERSERSISHERGLFFHVGAVDVRANSREVSGWTQPLIEPHGIGVAALLVKRFDGVLHALLRARIEPGYVDVIELAPTVQGTPENHAHLPGLVQDQLRDIERYRDEGRVLFDAEMSEEGGRFYHSRSRYMIIEVGENYPDQEPEGFRWTTLPQITWLLQHQHYLNVQARSLIACLRACTG, from the coding sequence ATGCCGAACACCACCGGACTCGGCGTCCTCCGCCAGGAGGACGCGCACCTGCCCGCGCGGCTCGCGCTGTCCGCGCAGGCAGTCGACGGAGTGGCCACCAGTACCGAGCAGTTCGAGAAGTGGTTCGCCGACCGGAGCGCCGCCCAGGTGCACGAGGTCACCCCGATCCCGTTCGACCGGATGCGCAACTGGTCGTTCGCGCCGGGCACCGGGAACCTGGTGCACGACAGCGGCCGGTTCTTCTCGGTGGTCGGCCTGCGCGTCGAGGTGGACCAGGGGCCGGTACGGGAGTGGTCGCAGCCGATCATCGTGCAGCAGGAGATCGGGCTGCTCGGCATCGCGGTACGGGAGATCGACGGGGTCCTGCACCTGCTGATGCAGGCCAAGACGGAGCCGGGCAACCCGAACGGCGTGCAGCTCTCCCCGACGGTCCAGGCGACCAAGAGCAACTACACGGGCGTCCACCGCGGCCGGACCGTGCCGTACATCGAGCACTTCAGGAACGTGCGCCCGCACCGGGTGGTCGCCGATGTGCTCCAGTCCGAGCACGGCGCCTGGTTCTACCGCAAGCGCAACCGCAACATGGTCATCGAGGTCGGCCCCGAGGTCGAGGCCGACGGGGACTTCTGCTGGATGACGCTCGGACAGGTGCAGGAGCAGCTGCGCATCGACCACCGGGTGAACATGGACGCCCGTACGGTGCTCTCCTGCCTGCCGGGTCCCGGTGTCGGCAGCGGGGTGCACACCAGTACCGAACTGCTGCACTGGATCACCACCAACCAGGCCACCCGCGATGTGACCACCACCGTCGTCGGGCTCTCCGGACTGCCCGGCTGGGAACGGTCCGAGCGGTCGATCTCGCACGAGCGGGGACTCTTCTTCCACGTGGGCGCCGTGGACGTCAGGGCCAACAGCCGCGAGGTGTCCGGGTGGACCCAGCCGCTGATCGAACCGCACGGCATCGGCGTCGCCGCACTGCTGGTGAAGCGCTTCGACGGAGTGCTGCACGCGCTGCTCAGGGCCCGCATCGAACCCGGCTATGTCGACGTCATCGAGCTCGCGCCGACCGTGCAGGGCACCCCCGAGAACCATGCCCATCTGCCGGGTCTGGTCCAGGACCAACTGCGGGACATCGAGCGGTACCGCGACGAGGGCCGGGTGCTGTTCGACGCGGAGATGTCGGAGGAGGGCGGCCGGTTCTACCACTCCCGCAGCCGCTACATGATCATCGAAGTCGGCGAGAACTACCCGGACCAGGAGCCGGAAGGGTTCCGCTGGACGACCCTGCCGCAGATCACCTGGCTCCTCCAGCACCAGCACTATCTGAACGTGCAGGCCCGCAGCCTCATCGCCTGCCTGCGCGCCTGCACGGGCTGA